In Mustelus asterias chromosome 20, sMusAst1.hap1.1, whole genome shotgun sequence, a single genomic region encodes these proteins:
- the LOC144508378 gene encoding fish-egg lectin-like encodes MKYFPLTSLLAFICFPVVRSDMVCRQIDGNLKQIDAGNGQVFGVDEKGTVYSRNEEKWDIVPGTLSHVTVGPAGVWGVDENYAVYRMVGGSWVLMAGLLKQIDAGGDRFVGGVNMNDDIYCVQQGATISAATYNSPQYNKLDGKLKYYSCGPQGCWGVNSGDGIYFRNNVSPNNCVGTTWQHIPGGLSMIEVGTDGSVYGVNSAGQLFRRDGITPLNPIGTVWTHINIQGHTFQHVTTDLGQLWLVTKSNQIVQCQ; translated from the exons ATGAAATACTTTCCGTTAACTTCCCTGCTGGCTTTCATTTGTTTCCCAGTGGTTCGGAGTG ACATGGTCTGCCGCCAGATAGACGGAAACCTGAAGCAGATCGATGCCGGCAATGGACAAGTGTTCGGAGTGGATGAAAAGGGAACGGTTTACAGCAGAAACGAAGAGAAGTGGGACATTGTCCCCGGAACCCTTTCCCATGTGACTGTGGGCCCAGCTGGGGTCTGGGGAGTCGATGAGAATTACGCTGTGTACAGAATGGTGGGTGGATCCTGGGTATTGATGGCTG GTCTGCTCAAACAGATCGATGCCGGCGGAGATCGCTTTGTGGGTGGTGTTAACATGAATGATGATATCTACTGTGTCCAACAAGGGGCAACGATTTCTGCTGCCACTTACAACAGCCCACAGTACAACAAGTTGGATGGCAAACTCAAATACTATTCTTGTGGGCCGCAAGGGTGCTGGGGTGTCAATTCAGGAGATGGCATCTATTTCCGAAATAATGTGTCCCCAAATAATTGTGTTGGAACAACATGGCAACACATCCCTGGAGGACTCTCGATGATTGAGGTCGGGACAGATGGCAGTGTGTATGGTGTTAACTCAGCCGGGCAACTCTTTCGCAG AGATGGGATCACTCCCCTAAATCCCATTGGGACAGTGTGGACCCACATCAACATCCAGGGGCATACATTCCAACATGTGACAACAGACCTGGGACAGCTGTGGCTGGTTACCAAAAGCAACCAGATCGTTCAGTGCCAATAG